A single window of Mustela nigripes isolate SB6536 unplaced genomic scaffold, MUSNIG.SB6536 HiC_scaffold_33, whole genome shotgun sequence DNA harbors:
- the LOC132008073 gene encoding LOW QUALITY PROTEIN: ubiquitin-like protein 5 (The sequence of the model RefSeq protein was modified relative to this genomic sequence to represent the inferred CDS: inserted 1 base in 1 codon; substituted 1 base at 1 genomic stop codon), with amino-acid sequence MMEVVCKNSLGKTVHVKCNTDGTIEAXSQPTGTHXNKIILKKWGKIFKDHVSLGDCEIHDGMKPELDYQQTLSSLSLHIWDCVTVTDAFRFRNGITDSCVTSGFIEVLSAARAFHLPLFSHASSCLAHTPS; translated from the exons ATGATGGAGGTTGTTTGCAAGAACTCTCTAGGTAAGACGGTCCATGTTAAATGCAACACTGATGGCACCATCGAAG GGTCACAACCAACTGGTACCCATTAAAACAAGATCATCCTGAAGAAGTGGGGCAAGATTTTTAAGGACCATGTGTCTCTGGGGGACTGTGAAATCCATGATGGGATGAAGCCAGAGCTTGATTACCAACAGA ctCTGTCATCTTTGTCTTTACATATTTGGGACTGCGTTACTGTTACGGATGCATTCAGGTTTAGAAATGGCATAACTGACAGTTGTGTGACTTCAGGCTTTATAGAGGTTCTCTCTGCTGCTAGAGCATTTCACCTGCCTCTTTTCAGTCATGCATCATCTTGTTTAGCTCATACTCCCAgctaa